A stretch of Camelina sativa cultivar DH55 chromosome 18, Cs, whole genome shotgun sequence DNA encodes these proteins:
- the LOC104762094 gene encoding protein UPSTREAM OF FLC-like, which produces MSSRVFRGTTTTENNYLVPRRSKDQQQDTSPDRNRIWSEPRHKPIVNRKVPVVYYLCRNGQLDHPHFMEVTLSSHDGLYLKDVINRLNDLRGKGMASLYSWSSKRSYKNGFVWHDLSEDDFIFPVQGQEYVLKGSEVLDSCLISNPRSLLETTSFRDPRSLNPDKNSGDDIPAVINRRRNQSWSSIDLSEYKVYKATESSAESTQRLAADASTQTDDRRRRRKPAKEEVEEEDEEVKRSLSYENQSTELSRDEISPPPSDSSPETLENLIKADGRLILRPNESSTDHRAVESLSSGRMRASAVLMQLISCGTMSFKECGPVLLKDQGLSMTGRSGCTLAREAGDNNSSSVERVEKELKSFGRVQLEDKEYFSGSLIETKKDELVPTLKRSSSYNADRSSRMVPTTEKDEEAAVRAKCIPRKPKSVAVRNNGGQQ; this is translated from the exons atgaGTTCAAGAGTGTTCagaggaacaacaacaacagaaaacaACTATCTGGTCCCCAGGAGATCCAAAGACCAACAACAAGACACTAGTCCGGACCGTAACCGAATCTGGTCTGAACCTCGTCATAAGCCAATCGTTAACCGGAAAGTCCCAGTCGTCTATTACCTCTGCCGTAATGGTCAGCTTGACCATCCTCATTTCATGGAAGTCACTCTCTCTTCCCACGATGGTCTCTATCTCAAAG ATGTGATAAACCGCTTGAATGATCTTAGAGGGAAGGGCATGGCAAGTCTCTACTCTTGGTCTTCTAAACG GAGCTACAAAAATGGATTCGTCTGGCATGATTTATCAGAGGACGACTTCATCTTCCCAGTACAAGGTCAAGAATACGTTCTCAAAGGCTCTGAGGTTCTTGATTCTTGTCTTATCTCAAACCCAAGAAGCCTCCTCGAAACCACGTCGTTCAGGGATCCAAGATCTCTAAACCCGGATAAAAACTCCGGCGATGATATCCCGGCGGTGATAAATCGTCGGAGAAACCAGTCTTGGAGCTCCATCGATCTCAGCGAGTACAAGGTCTACAAAGCAACCGAGTCAAGCGCCGAGTCAACTCAAAGACTCGCTGCTGACGCTTCTACTCAGACAGACGATCGACGGCGGCGTAGAAAACCGGCGAAAgaagaggtggaggaggaggatgaggaagtGAAGAGGTCGTTGAGTTACGAGAACCAGAGCACAGAGCTTAGCAGAGACGAGATATCTCCTCCACCGTCGGATTCGAGTCCCGAGACTTTAGAGAATCTGATCAAAGCAGATGGACGGCTGATATTACGTCCTAACGAAAGCAGCACTGATCATCGGGCGGTGGAGAGTTTATCAAGCGGGAGGATGAGAGCTTCTGCTGTGTTGATGCAGCTTATATCGTGCGGTACGATGTCGTTTAAAGAATGCGGACCCGTTTTGTTGAAAGATCAAGGGCTGTCGATGACTGGGCGTAGCGGGTGTACGCTAGCGAGAGAAGCAGGTGATAATAATAGTAGTAGTGTGGAGAGGGTAGAGAAGGAATTAAAGAGTTTTGGAAGGGTACAATTGGAAGATAAGGAGTATTTTAGCGGCAGTTTGATTGAGACCAAGAAGGATGAACTCGTTCCTACTTTGAAAAGATCTTCGTCTTACAATGCTGACag GAGTTCAAGGATGGTACCAACGACGGAGAAGGACGAGGAAGCAGCTGTTCGAGCTAAGTGCATCCCGAGGAAACCAAAGTCGGTGGCTGTAAGGAACAATGGTGGGCAGCAGTAA
- the LOC104762095 gene encoding methyl-CpG-binding domain-containing protein 7-like gives MQTRSSSSSPSPDEGQLQIVNTISFRGKILPGWTVVNRPRSTRSGSADTYFVEPGTGRKFSSLEAVHRHLAGEVSDRRLTRANTFFQERTRVYERSRTKQEHRNVEYASKGFRLPKGWSVEEVPRKNSHCIDKYYVERKTRKRFRSLVSVERYLKESGNHTDQQLMLLQYRRSHSKDFRLPDGWIIEEKPRRSSTQIDRSYIEPETGNKFRSMAAVERYLLAVGNGAVDSVSMVQSNQLALAVNRNDTRFLKEVIDPNPPKKVKWVLTGPGGNMFTAKVSGSDVSSSVKQTWSEAFVSMVQDRS, from the exons ATGCAGACGAGATCCTCCTCATCCTCACCCTCGCCTGACGAGGGCCAGCTGCAGATCGTGAACACTATTTCGTTTCGCGGCAAGATTTTGCCTGGTTGGACCGTCGTGAATCGGCCGCGATCGACCCGAAGCGGCAGTGCCGATACG TACTTTGTTGAGCCAGGGACTGGTAGAAAGTTTTCATCTTTAGAAGCTGTTCATAGACATTTGGCTGGAGAAGTAAGTGATAGACGCTTGACTCGAGCAAACACCTTCTTCCAGGAAAGGACAAGGGTTTATGAACGATCCAGAACCAAACAG GAACATCGTAACGTTGAATATGCCTCCAAGGGTTTTCGATTGCCTAAAGGATGGTCTGTTGAAGAGGTTCCGAGGAAAAACTCTCATTGTATTGATAAG TATTATGTTGAGCGAAAAACAAGAAAGCGTTTCCGTTCACTTGTTTCTGTGGAGAGATACTTAAAAGAATCCGGGAACCATACAGATCAGCAGCTTATGCTTTTACAGTATCGTCGTAGTCATTCCAAAGATTTCAGATTACCTGATGGATGGATCATTGAGGAGAAACCGCGAAGAAGTTCCACCCAAATAGACAGG TCTTATATTGAACCAGAAACGGGGAATAAGTTCCGTTCCATGGCAGCAGTTGAGAGATACTTGCTAGCAGTCGGGAATGGTGCAGTTGACTCGGTTTCTATGGTGCAATCCAACCAGCTTGCC CTTGCAGTGAACCGGAATGATACCAGATTTCTGAAGGAAGTTATTGACCCAAACCCACCGAAGAAAGTTAAATGGGTCCTTACTGGTCCAGGCGGAAATATGTTTACTGCGAAAGTGAGTGGATCAGACGTCTCTAGCTCAGTTAAACAGACATGGTCCGAGGCGTTTGTTTCAATGGTCCAAGACCGCTCTTAA
- the LOC104762096 gene encoding subtilisin-like protease SBT5.4, producing MDREFQAFVALNNGQSFKGTSLSKPLPEDKMYSVISAAEAKVANGNATDALLCKKGSLDPEKVKGKIVVCLRGDNARVEKGQQAAAAGAAGMILCNDKASGNEIISDAHVLPASQIDYKDGEAVFKYLNSTKDPKGYIKAPTSALNIKPAPFMASFSSRGPNSVTPGILKPDITAPGVNIIAAFTEATSPTDLDSDHRRTPYNTESGTSMSCPHISGIVGLLKTLHPQWSPAAIRSAIMTTSRTRDNRRKPMVDESFKKANPFSYGSGHVQPNKAAHPGLVYDLTTGDYLDFLCAVGYNNTVVQLFAEDKQYMCRQGANLLDFNYPSITILNLTDSITVTRKLKNVGPPATYNAHFREPLGVSVNVEPKQLNFNKTGEVKMFQMTLRPKSVKPSGSGYVFGELTWTDSHHYVRSPIVVQLSS from the exons ATGGATCGGGAGTTTCAAGCCTTTGTTGCGCTGAACAACGGCCAAAGCTTTAAG GGAACAAGCCTCTCAAAGCCTTTGCCCGAAGATAAGATGTACAGCGTTATCAGTGCTGCAGAAGCTAAAGTGGCCAATGGAAATGCAACGGATGC ATTGCTATGCAAGAAAGGTAGCCTAGACCCGGAGAAGGTGAAAGGGAAGATCGTAGTGTGTCTTAGAGGAGACAACGCACGAGTGGAGAAGGGACAGCAAGCGGCCGCTGCGGGGGCTGCGGGTATGATTCTATGCAACGACAAGGCGAGTGGAAACGAAATCATCTCAGACGCTCATGTTCTACCTGCTTCTCAAATTGACTACAAGGATGGTGAAGCTGTGTTTAAGTACCTAAATTCCACGAAAGATCCCAAAGGCTACATAAAAGCACCAACTAGTGCGCTGAACATAAAGCCTGCTCCTTTCATGGCCTCTTTCTCTTCTAGAGGACCTAACTCCGTCACACCAGGGATCCTCAAGCCTGACATCACTGCACCTGGTGTCAACATCATAGCCGCCTTCACGGAAGCCACAAGCCCTACGGACTTAGACTCTGACCATCGCAGAACTCCTTACAACACCGAATCAGGGACTTCTATGTCTTGTCCTCACATCTCCGGCATTGTTGGTCTTTTGAAGACACTTCACCCTCAATGGAGTCCTGCTGCTATCCGCTCTGCTATCATGACCACTTCAAGAACTAGAGACAACAGACGAAAGCCCATGGTTGATGAATCCTTCAAGAAAGCAAATCCCTTCAGCTACGGCTCAGGCCATGTCCAACCAAATAAAGCCGCTCATCCTGGTCTTGTCTACGATCTCACCACTGGAGACTACTTGGACTTCCTCTGCGCAGTTGGCTACAACAACACCGTAGTTCAACTCTTTGCCGAGGACAAACAGTACATGTGCCGCCAAGGAGCCAATCTTCTCGACTTCAACTACCCTTCGATCACTATCCTAAACCTAACGGACTCTATCACCGTAACCCGCAAACTCAAGAACGTTGGACCGCCTGCTACTTACAATGCTCATTTCCGAGAGCCACTTGGCGTAAGCGTCAACGTGGAGCCCAAACAACTCAATTTCAACAAAACTGGGGAGGTGAAAATGTTTCAGATGACACTGCGTCCCAAGTCAGTGAAGCCTTCTGGTTCTGGCTACGTCTTCGGAGAGCTGACGTGGACTGATTCCCATCATTACGTTAGGAGTCCCATCGTCGTCCAACTTTCAAGCTAG